The window CCTGCGGAAATGACGAAAGCTTATCCCAGCTATCATCTCGTGGCGATCAACAACCGGACAATCACCGACCTTGAAAAGCTGTATCAGTTTCTGAGCAGCCTGCCGGCCGAGGATGAAGTTAGTCTGGTCCTGAAGGCCACAACCTCAGCTGACCAATTTTACCGGCAATACCACCTGGTCACGCTGCCGCGGGGCAAGCCTCGTTGGCTGAAGGCTTCGCAATCGGCTGATGATTGAGAGCCGACACGAGTGTCAGATTGGGGCACAGATCAGGTTTTTGCAGGTGCTCTTGGTGCAACGCCTTGCTAATCGTGTAGGTCAAAGGGGGGCATATGCGCTACAGCAGGGCTGAACGGTTGATCCAACTAGCGTTGGAAATGCAGGCTGCTCGTGGTGGATTGACCATCGCCGAGATCCAGGAAAAATTCGAGGTAAGCCGTCGGACTGCCATCCGAATGAGGGATGCAGTAATTAGGGCATTCCCAAATTCCAGTGAAGTTCAGACAGGCGAACGCACAAAGCGCTGGCGGCTCAATTCCGGTGCCGCGCAGACTTTCGCAGGGATTACATCAGACGATCTCGCGAGCATCGAAGTGGCCGCGTCCGCGATGGAAACTGCGAACCTCCCTATCCATGCGCAGAACTTGCGGGGGGTTGCGTCAAAAATGCGAAACCTGATCGAAGTTTCATCGCTCAGCCAAATCGAACCAGACCTAGAAGCTCTGACTGAAGCGGAAGGCCTCGCTCACCGTGCGGGACCGAGACCACATATACCGCACGCTGTCTTCGATACCCTGCGGACGGCGATCAAATCGTTCCGGAAAGTCTCTTTTGATTATGCCTCACGGAGTGGCAAATCTGCGAGCCGCAGAATAGTTGCTCCTTTGGGCTTCCTGTACGGGCATCGACATTATCTCGTTGCCCTTCAGGACGGTACACCAAAGCCAAAATTTTTCAGCTTACCGTCCATTGGGAAGCTCCGCCTCGAGCAAGACAGCTTTGAGCGTGATCCAGCCTTCAACTTAAAGGACTTTGTTTCTCAGAGTTTCGGCGTTTTTGAAGAGAAGCCCGTCAATGTCGTCTGGCGCTTTTCGGCCGAAGCAGCGCCGTTTGCACGAACGTTCGTTTTTCACCACAGCCAAGAAATTGAAGATCAACCCAATGGCGAATTGATCGTCCGTTTTTGCGCAGGCGGTTTATTGGAAATGGCTTGGCACCTGATGTCTTGGGGAGATCAGGTTGAGGTGATTGAGCCAGCCTCATTGCGAGAAATGTTACCGGCATCTCCACCGTCCTGGCCTGCATTGCCGTAAAATAATGAATTTCAGCTATAATATTTTTGCACCTCTTCAATCTCCACGTCGGTAAGATTGGGCAGAGGTCCAACAGAACTGTTGAGCTTAGGTATCTCCAACTTGGATCCTACCCAACCAAACCGTGCTGCAACCTTGTGCAGATTATTCTCGTAATCTGCAAAAGCGAGCACCGTCATTCGGGGATCGTCGAGCCATCCTGACTGCGACTGATAGAAACTGAGATTACCTCCTCGTGGCTGGCGAGTGCCACCGGGAACAGGAGGCGGCGGCAATGCCGCAAGGATATCTAACGGGGGGATGCTCTCGATCAACGTGCGAAGATCGGCTGCCACTTCCGCCGGGTTGGTCTCGAACCATCGCGGATGCGGCTTGATGCCAACAAACCGATCGGGGAATAGCTGCATTAATGAATTCGGCAGGCAGCGTTTGTGGAACTCGACCGCCGAGCAGAACCGCTCTACCGGATCTCGCCAGAAGGCGTAAATCGTCGTTGGCGCAATGGTTTCCCCAGGTAACAACGCCTCCGCCAGCCCGATCGCTTCCGTTACTGTCGGATGCCGTCCCAACTCCCCAACCAGGTCGACCCCGATCTGACCCAGTACGGCCCGAGCCGTTTGCGACCCGCTCTTCGGCACGCCAATGAACAGCGTCTGGCGGTCATGCGAAATGATCATGGGTTAGATCCCGGTCGTGGTGTTGGTGTAGGACCCGGCTACAAAGCTGTAGGTGGGGGTCCCCGCGGTCAGCGTGCGGCTCAGCAACGAGAAACTGCGGAAGGTCAGCGACCAGAATGTGGTGCCAATGCTGGGCGACGACGTGTTGTAGGTCACGCCCTGGGTCGAGGCCCCGGCCACTGACCAGGTGCCGGTCTTTGATCCGTCGATTGGCACTTTGAAGATGGCGCCGCACAGATCCATGTACCCGTAGGGCGAGAAGTCCATCATGGTGTAGATGGAGAACACCATAGCCGTTGAGCTAACCGCCAGACCCGTGAGGCTGAAAGAGTTCGCGCCATTGCTCGTGTCCAGGCTGACGGTCCGGGCCAGCAACAAGGTGCCATCGATCGAAAACTGATAGATGTCCGCCCCGGCATAGACCGGCGCAAAAACCCGCAGGCTGCCGTCGGGGCCGAGGTTCACCGAACCACTGCCGTAGCTGGAAGGCAGGGACAGCTGCCACTGGATCACAGCGCCAGAACTGATCTTAAGCAGGCTCAGCGTGCCGTTGATGCCCGCGAGCCAGTAGATGTTGTTGCTGCTGTCTATCGCAACGCCATAGCCGTAATCATAGCCAGTACTCCCGATCGAGCGCTGCCAGCTGACAGAGGGGGTGGCGGTGCTGATGACGGTGATCAAGGCATCGATGTTGCCCGCTGTTGACGTCGAGGTGTTGCCCGAGAGGACCAGCATGCTGCCGTCCGGGCTCAGCGCCATCTGGCTGGCATATTCGTTGCCCGAGCCACCAATCGAGCGCTGCCACAGCAGGGTGCCGGCGCTGTTGTATTTGGCAATCAGAGCGTCGGCATTGCCGGAGCCACCGCTCGATGTTGAATAGCCGGCCACATAGACGTTGCCGGATGCATCGACCGCCGCATTATACCAGAGATCCTGGCCGGAGCCGTTGAGGCTGCGCTGCCATTGCAGGGTTCCCGAGGTGTCGAGCTTGGCCAGCCAGCCATAGTAGTTGCTCGAGTAGTAGGCGCCAGCGAGGTAGACATTCCCGCTGGCATCAATCCAGCCACCGTTGATGAAAGGCCCAGAGACGTTGCGGGCCCATATGAACGCGCCGTCACGGTCCCATTTGAAGACCGCGCTCGTGGCACTGGCGTAGATGTTTCCGCTGCTGTCAGTGCCCAGGATCAGGAAATTGACAACGGTCGAGCCAAAGGTCGCATACCAGAAGCTCTCGTTCGACTTCCCGTAAAGGTTGGAGAGCGAGATCGGCCCGGATGTGACACCAGCCAGTGTCCGCACGGCTGCTTCGCCGAGCGAAGTCGTAGAGGTCGATGTGCGGCCGAGTTCCACCGCGACATTGCCAAGCGAGATCGGCCCGGATGTCTGCAGGGTCATGGTTGGGCCTCGAGGCGCTCGACCTTGTCGGCCAGGTCCTTCACGGCCTCGATCAGTACCCCTACGAGATTGCCATAGGCGACAGACAGCAGGCCATCCTCGTGGGTCATGACCGCTTCGGGCACAATGAGCGCCAGCTCCTGGGCGATGAGACCAACGCCGCGATTGCCTGTCTCGCGCCGACTAAAGGTCACCCCACGGAGTTTCCGGACCCGGTCCAGCGCGCCAGTGATCGTCTCGATGTCCGTCTTCAGGCGGCCGTCGGAATAGGCCGTGATATCGCCGGTCGCGGTAATCGATCCCGACACGGAAATGCTACCGGTAAAGCTGTCACCCGCCTTGTTGGCAGGGGTAAAGCCCAACGCGCCGGTTACATCCGCAGAAGCGAGCGTTGCGCCCGTTGTCACTCGGCCTTTCGCATCGACCGTGACCTTGGAGTAGGTCCCGGCCGTCACACCGCTATTGGCCAACGTCGCGGCAAATGACAGAGCAGCGGATCCGTCGAATGCCGCGCTGGTGCCGGTCACATCGCCGGTCAGCGCAATGGTGCGCCCCGTTGCCCACCTAGTCGCTGTCGCGGCATTGCCGGTGCAGGATCCTGACGAACCGGTGATCGACCCACTGGCCGTGATGTAGCCGCTGGGGTTGGTCGAATTATAAGGTGTGAAGCCCAGCGCGGTCGTCACCATCCCAGAGGTCAAATTACCAAAGCCCACCTGAACGACGGTGCCGCCCGCAGTCTTCGAATAGAGCTTCTGGTCAGCCAGATTGACCGCCAGTTCGCCCGCCTGCAGCGATGCGGCGGCAGGGACGCTGGACGCAGTTGAAGACCGTTTGAGCAGGATGGTGTTCGGCATCAGAAGGTTCCACCGTCCAGCGTCACGCCATCAATTGAGCCCCCGGTGATGGCGACGTTGCTCGCTGCCTGCGTCGACATGGTGCCAAGGCCAGAAATGTCAGTATTAGGAATGGTCGCGGATGCCGTGAACGCCGCCGTGCCGTTGCCCTTGAGGTAGCCGGTGAGCGTGGTGGCCCCCGAGCCGCCTTTGGCCACGCCGAGCGTACCGCCGATATTGCCCAGCGTCAGGTTTGCTTCGTTGACATCGACAGTCGGATTGCCCGCCACACCATCGCCATTGGTGACTGCGATCTTGGTCGAGCCGGCCGTCAGCGTGCGCGCTGCCACAGTCCCAGCGGCCGTACGGGCGATAATCCCGTTGGCGCCAAGGTTGTGGAGCGCCAGCGCCTGACCGGTCAGTGCGACAGCGTCAGCGGCGACGGCAATGCCTGTGCCAGCCCCCACGTCGATCGTGTTGCCGGTCTTGGTGAGGCCATTGCCGGCAACGATCTGACCCGCGCCATTGAACTGGACGAAGGTGATGGCTGTTGTGCCCAGTGTGCCGCCCGCATCAACCGTGCAAAGGTAGCCCACGTCGGCATTCACGGTACCCTGCTCGACAAACAGGTAAGCCGAGACATGCTCGTCCCAGGTCGAGAGATCGATCGCGCGCGCCCATGCGCCAGAGGCAACGACATAGACGCCGTTCTGGGATGGCGTAGTCTGGTCCTTCACCAGCACGCGGTCGCCTGCCACTAGCGCCACGCCGTCGATCGTCATTGTGCCTGACAGCGAGGCAATATTGGCAGTCGATGCGGCTTTCACTGAAGCCTTGGGATCGAGCCCCTGAACGGTCAGATCGACGTAGTTCTTGGTGGCTGCGTCTTGGGCAGCTGTCGGGTCAGAAAGGCCTGTGATGCGCTGGCTGTTGAAATCCACTGCAGCCGTAGGTGCAGCCAACTGGTCGAGCCGGTTGGCGCGCACCCGGGCATCGGTGAAGTAGAGGTTGGTGCCTTCGGCGACGTCGCTGGTGGAGAGAGTGATGGCACCGGTACGACCAGCCACCGAAGTCACCGGGAATGTGATCGCGACATTGCTGGCGGCTGTCACCCGGCCTTTCGCATCGACCGTGACCTGACCGACTTGCGTGGCAGAACCATAGGAGCCAGCGGTGACGCCGCTGTTCGCCAAGGTCGCGGTAATGGTCGCATTGGCGGTGCCATTGAACGAGGCCGTGCCGGTCACATCGCCGGACAGGCCGAGCGAGCGCGCCGTTGCCAGCGCGGTTGCAGTGCCAGCATTGCCCGAGATCGAACCTACAATCGTGCTCGAGAAGGTCTT is drawn from Erythrobacter sp. and contains these coding sequences:
- a CDS encoding WYL domain-containing transcriptional regulator, with the translated sequence MRYSRAERLIQLALEMQAARGGLTIAEIQEKFEVSRRTAIRMRDAVIRAFPNSSEVQTGERTKRWRLNSGAAQTFAGITSDDLASIEVAASAMETANLPIHAQNLRGVASKMRNLIEVSSLSQIEPDLEALTEAEGLAHRAGPRPHIPHAVFDTLRTAIKSFRKVSFDYASRSGKSASRRIVAPLGFLYGHRHYLVALQDGTPKPKFFSLPSIGKLRLEQDSFERDPAFNLKDFVSQSFGVFEEKPVNVVWRFSAEAAPFARTFVFHHSQEIEDQPNGELIVRFCAGGLLEMAWHLMSWGDQVEVIEPASLREMLPASPPSWPALP
- a CDS encoding tail fiber domain-containing protein — its product is MPNTILLKRSSTASSVPAAASLQAGELAVNLADQKLYSKTAGGTVVQVGFGNLTSGMVTTALGFTPYNSTNPSGYITASGSITGSSGSCTGNAATATRWATGRTIALTGDVTGTSAAFDGSAALSFAATLANSGVTAGTYSKVTVDAKGRVTTGATLASADVTGALGFTPANKAGDSFTGSISVSGSITATGDITAYSDGRLKTDIETITGALDRVRKLRGVTFSRRETGNRGVGLIAQELALIVPEAVMTHEDGLLSVAYGNLVGVLIEAVKDLADKVERLEAQP